In a genomic window of Glycine max cultivar Williams 82 chromosome 13, Glycine_max_v4.0, whole genome shotgun sequence:
- the LOC100794653 gene encoding putative rRNA methyltransferase YlbH isoform X2, with protein sequence MAVLLPPTFSPLLLNTKTDFGSPPFPLLTLSSSSPTSSPLFVSYTKSGNGLASEDKKILLEKYGYDIDADEYFSQSSSKSKRRKEQPRRRGGKQVQDPPEDPKPPRVTHKLLQVLGGTARRVKLLSPKGMDVRPMMEVVKGAAFDILQAAGGCPAALRPGRWLDLYSGTGSVGIEALSRGCSQVHFVEMDPWVVSDVLRPNLEETGFLDASVIHTVRVEKFFERAEQFVGNSGPFDYISVTPPYTQVDYGVLMRQISESSLIGENTFILSIL encoded by the exons ATGGCGGTTTTGTTGCCTCCAACATTCTCCCCACTTCTACTAAACACCAAGACAGATTTTGGGTCACCACCATTTCCTCTTCTCACCCTCTCCTCCTCCTCACCCACCTCCTCACCCCTCTTCGTCTCTTACACCA AATCCGGAAATGGGTTGGCCAGTGAGGACAAAAAAATCTTGCTTGAGAAGTATGGCTACGATATTGATGCTGATGAGTACTTTTCACAGTCATCTTCTAAG TCCAAGAGGAGAAAGGAGCAACCAAGGAGAAGAGGAGGGAAGCAAGTGCAGGACCCACCAGAGGACCCTAAGCCTCCTCGTGTAACCCATAAATTGCTTCAG GTTCTTGGAGGAACAGCTCGAAGAGTGAAGCTACTTTCACCAAAGGGCATGGATGTGCGCCCCATGATGGAAGTGGTGAAAGGTGCAGCCTTTGATATATTACAG GCAGCTGGTGGCTGTCCTGCAGCATTGAGACCTGGTCGCTGGTTAGACTTGTATAGCGGTACAGGTTCTGTTGGAATTGAAGCACTTAGCCGAGGATGTTCTCAG GTGCATTTTGTTGAGATGGATCCGTGGGTTGTATCAGATGTTTTACGTCCAAACCTGGAGGAAACTGGATTCCTAGATGCTTCAGTCATACATACTGTCCGTGTAGAAAAATTCTTTGAGCGTGCAGAGCAATTTGTAG GAAACAGTGGCCCATTTGATTACATTAGTGTCACCCCTCCATATACACAAGTTGACTATGGGGTGCTGATGAGGCAGATATCAGAATCATCCTTGATTGGAGAGAACACGTTTATT TTGAGTATCCTTTAA
- the LOC100794653 gene encoding putative rRNA methyltransferase YlbH isoform X1 — MAVLLPPTFSPLLLNTKTDFGSPPFPLLTLSSSSPTSSPLFVSYTKSGNGLASEDKKILLEKYGYDIDADEYFSQSSSKSKRRKEQPRRRGGKQVQDPPEDPKPPRVTHKLLQVLGGTARRVKLLSPKGMDVRPMMEVVKGAAFDILQAAGGCPAALRPGRWLDLYSGTGSVGIEALSRGCSQVHFVEMDPWVVSDVLRPNLEETGFLDASVIHTVRVEKFFERAEQFVGNSGPFDYISVTPPYTQVDYGVLMRQISESSLIGENTFIVVEYPLKTDMLDSCGSLVKITDRRFGRTLLAIYGPTWSQKKRR, encoded by the exons ATGGCGGTTTTGTTGCCTCCAACATTCTCCCCACTTCTACTAAACACCAAGACAGATTTTGGGTCACCACCATTTCCTCTTCTCACCCTCTCCTCCTCCTCACCCACCTCCTCACCCCTCTTCGTCTCTTACACCA AATCCGGAAATGGGTTGGCCAGTGAGGACAAAAAAATCTTGCTTGAGAAGTATGGCTACGATATTGATGCTGATGAGTACTTTTCACAGTCATCTTCTAAG TCCAAGAGGAGAAAGGAGCAACCAAGGAGAAGAGGAGGGAAGCAAGTGCAGGACCCACCAGAGGACCCTAAGCCTCCTCGTGTAACCCATAAATTGCTTCAG GTTCTTGGAGGAACAGCTCGAAGAGTGAAGCTACTTTCACCAAAGGGCATGGATGTGCGCCCCATGATGGAAGTGGTGAAAGGTGCAGCCTTTGATATATTACAG GCAGCTGGTGGCTGTCCTGCAGCATTGAGACCTGGTCGCTGGTTAGACTTGTATAGCGGTACAGGTTCTGTTGGAATTGAAGCACTTAGCCGAGGATGTTCTCAG GTGCATTTTGTTGAGATGGATCCGTGGGTTGTATCAGATGTTTTACGTCCAAACCTGGAGGAAACTGGATTCCTAGATGCTTCAGTCATACATACTGTCCGTGTAGAAAAATTCTTTGAGCGTGCAGAGCAATTTGTAG GAAACAGTGGCCCATTTGATTACATTAGTGTCACCCCTCCATATACACAAGTTGACTATGGGGTGCTGATGAGGCAGATATCAGAATCATCCTTGATTGGAGAGAACACGTTTATT GTAGTTGAGTATCCTTTAAAAACTGACATGCTGGATTCTTGTGGAAGTCTTGTAAAG ATAACCGACAGACGGTTTGGACGGACACTCTTGGCAATTTATGGACCAACATGGTCCCAGAAGAAGAGGAGATGA
- the LOC100790281 gene encoding CLAVATA3/ESR (CLE)-related protein 25 — MGVGDVISCRRLLLGALVSLGVIWFMFLAISVNRQTKRTVLVPMNVISKHLKLVSMQRHALHSNSGLFIVSKRRVPNGPDPIHNRRAVKTRQPPTQA, encoded by the exons ATGGGTGTTGGTGATGTCATTAGTTGTAGAAGGTTGCTTCTTGGAGCCTTGGTATCTTTAGGAGTCATCTGGTTTATGTTCCTTGCAATCTCAGTAAACCGTCAAACCAAGAGGACAGTGCTAGTTCCAATGAATGTTATCTCCAAGCATTTAAAGTTGGTTAGCATGCAGAGGCATGCCCTGCATTCAAATTCTGGACTATTCATCGTGAGCAAGAGAAGAGTGCCAAATGGTCCTGATCCAATACACAACAG GAGAGCAGTGAAAACTAGACAGCCACCTACACAAGCCTGA
- the LOC100814544 gene encoding inactive LRR receptor-like serine/threonine-protein kinase BIR2 produces the protein MDRSNTFSSSFLLLILLGFHFHVFFVSSQVEGDVRCLKGIKETLSDPLNRLSDWRFDNTTIGFICKFAGVSCWNDRENRVLSLTLRDFKLSGKIPEALKHCGKNIQKLDLASNSFSLEIPREICSWMPFLVSLDLSSNQLSGFIPPTIEKCSYLNELVLSNNQLSGSIPFEFGSLGRLRKFSVANNRLSGTISEFFNRFDREGFEGNSGLCGGPLGGKCGGMSKKNLAIIIAAGVFGAAASLLLAFGLWWWYHLSGKKKKGHGVGSGVGGGGGDWALRLRGYKLVQVSLFQKPIVKLKLGDLMAATSNFSGENVLFATRTGTTYKADLPDGSTLAVKRLSACRIGEKQFGMEMNRLGQVRHPNLAPLLGYCIVEEEKLLVYKHMSNGTLYSLLHKNGGGALDWLMRFRIALGVARGLAWLHHGCHPPIIQQNICSSVILVDEEFDARLMDFGLARLMASDSNGSFVNGDLGELGYIAPEYPSTLVASLKGDVYGFGILLLELVTGRKPLDVSNGEEEFKGSLVDWVNMHSSSGGIKDCIDKAISGRGHDEEILQFLKTAMNCVVSRPKDRWSMYQVYNSLKSISKDQSFFEHDDEFPLIFGKPENEVVA, from the coding sequence ATGGATCGCAGCAACACCTTTTCCTCCTCGTTCCTTCTGCTGATCTTGTTGGGGTTTCACTTCCACGTGTTCTTCGTTTCGTCTCAGGTCGAAGGCGACGTGAGATGTCTCAAGGGCATCAAGGAAACCCTCTCCGACCCTCTGAACCGCCTCAGCGATTGGCGCTTCGACAACACAACCATAGGTTTCATCTGCAAATTCGCAGGTGTGTCTTGCTGGAACGATAGGGAGAACCGTGTCTTAAGTTTGACCTTACGAGACTTCAAGCTCTCGGGTAAGATCCCCGAGGCCTTGAAGCACTGTGGGAAAAACATTCAAAAGTTGGATCTTGCTTCaaactctttctctttggaGATCCCACGTGAGATCTGTTCTTGGATGCcttttttggtttctttagattTGTCAAGTAACCAGCTTTCTGGGTTTATTCCACCCACGATTGAGAAATGTTCTTATCTGAATGAGTTGGTGTTGTCGAATAACCAGCTTTCTGGGTCGATTCCCTTTGAGTTTGGGAGTTTAGGTAGGCTCAGGAAGTTTTCTGTGGCCAATAATAGGCTTAGTGGGACAATTTCTGAGTTCTTCAACAGGTTTGATAGGGAGGGTTTTGAAGGGAATAGTGGGCTTTGTGGGGGTCCTCTTGGAGGAAAGTGTGGTGGGATGAGTAAGAAGAATCTTGCTATTATTATTGCTGCTGGGGTGTTTGGTGCTGCTGCTTCGTTGTTGCTGGCTTTTGGGTTGTGGTGGTGGTACCATTTGagtgggaagaagaagaaggggcaTGGGGTTGGTTCtggtgttggtggtggtggtggtgattggGCTTTGAGGTTAAGAGGGTATAAGCTTGTGCAGGTTAGTCTCTTTCAGAAGCCTATTGTGAAGTTGAAGTTGGGGGATTTGATGGCTGCTACTAGTAATTTCAGCGGGGAGAATGTTCTTTTCGCGACGAGGACCGGGACTACGTATAAGGCTGATCTTCCGGATGGGTCCACGCTCGCGGTGAAGCGGTTGAGTGCGTGTAGGATCGGGGAGAAGCAGTTTGGGATGGAGATGAATCGGTTGGGGCAGGTTAGGCACCCTAATCTGGCGCCGCTGTTGGGGTACTGCATTGTGGAGgaggagaagttgttggttTACAAGCACATGTCGAACGGGACATTGTATTCATTGTTGCATAAGAATGGTGGCGGTGCATTGGATTGGTTGATGAGGTTTAGGATTGCATTGGGTGTGGCGAGGGGGCTTGCGTGGCTGCACCATGGCTGCCACCCTCCGATTATACAGCAGAACATTTGCTCCAGTGTGATTCTTGTCGACGAGGAGTTTGATGCCCGGTTGATGGACTTTGGGCTTGCGAGGCTCATGGCTTCAGACTCAAATGGTAGTTTTGTGAATGGTGATTTGGGGGAGCTTGGGTACATTGCGCCGGAGTATCCTAGTACACTTGTTGCATCACTGAAAGGGGATGTGTATGGGTTTGGTATTTTGCTTTTGGAGTTGGTGACTGGGCGAAAACCTCTTGACGTAAGCAATGGGGAGGAAGAGTTCAAGGGTAGCTTGGTGGATTGGGTGAATATGCATTCTAGTTCTGGCGGAATCAAGGATTGCATTGATAAAGCTATATCTGGAAGGGGACATGATGAGGAGATTCTGCAGTTTCTGAAAACTGCGATGAATTGTGTGGTTTCTCGCCCCAAGGATAGATGGTCTATGTACCAGGTTTATAATTCCTTAAAGAGCATATCCAAAGACCAGAGTTTCTTTGAACATGATGATGAATTTCCCTTGATCTTTGGTAAGCCAGAAAACGAGGTTGTGGCGTAG